One segment of Thermoanaerobaculia bacterium DNA contains the following:
- a CDS encoding DegV family protein — protein sequence MSPAAPGIRYLDGTRLRRAMIAGARFVTERAEPLNRINVYPVPDGDTGTNMAITLTRIAQRAANGSERDARSAAASIADEAVAGARGNSGAILAQFLTGFSEAVPEKARIDTGEFGQAVLRGAESARSAIQRPQEGTILTVLKDWASAVVAQAAHARDFGALLSDSLKSARDSLAQTPEKLAILKKSGVVDAGAQGFVYLLEGIVRYIRDAARRALPEPPENAAAAVFDRSPESIMFRFCTEALLEGASLDRDALRQKVALLGDSVVIAGSPARLRVHVHTNEPEIVFTQLAELATVAQTKVEDMRRQHEQRFDRNRSSRVAVVTDSACDLPDAILEELDIHFVPLRVHFGMENALDRVTIRTSEFYARFAVEKEYPKTSQPPAADFHQLYESLAEHHGSVVSIHLSGALSGTFQAAVNGARGIPDTEILEVDSKNASIAEGLVVRAAAEAVQAGATAEEAAQVARDAASRVRLFVAVPTIEHLVRGGRVSAGKGRIARALHLLPVLTIGPDGKARPAGMGLGYRRAVRKMMRHLFEAAGPGDRHRFGVVHGDALAEAEMLAREIRARYPSSDVMILECSPVLGAHGGPGALGVAVLPAS from the coding sequence ATGAGCCCGGCGGCCCCGGGGATCCGATATCTCGACGGCACCCGCCTGCGCCGTGCCATGATCGCCGGCGCCCGATTCGTGACCGAACGCGCGGAGCCCTTGAACCGCATCAACGTCTATCCCGTACCGGACGGCGACACCGGAACGAACATGGCGATCACCTTGACGCGGATCGCGCAGCGGGCGGCCAATGGGAGCGAGCGCGACGCGCGATCGGCCGCGGCGTCGATCGCCGACGAGGCGGTCGCCGGCGCGCGCGGGAACTCGGGCGCGATCCTCGCCCAGTTCCTCACCGGTTTCTCGGAAGCCGTGCCCGAGAAGGCGCGGATCGACACGGGCGAATTCGGCCAGGCCGTGCTCCGCGGGGCGGAGTCGGCGCGGAGCGCGATCCAGCGGCCGCAGGAAGGGACGATCCTGACCGTGCTGAAAGACTGGGCGTCCGCGGTCGTCGCCCAGGCGGCGCACGCGCGCGACTTCGGCGCGCTCCTCTCCGACTCGCTGAAATCCGCGCGCGACTCGCTCGCGCAGACGCCGGAAAAGCTCGCGATCCTGAAGAAATCGGGAGTGGTCGACGCCGGCGCGCAGGGCTTCGTCTACCTGCTGGAAGGAATCGTCCGTTACATCCGCGACGCGGCGCGCCGGGCGCTGCCGGAGCCGCCGGAGAACGCCGCGGCGGCGGTGTTCGACCGCTCCCCGGAGTCGATCATGTTCCGGTTCTGCACGGAGGCGCTCCTCGAAGGCGCGTCTCTCGACCGCGACGCCCTCCGCCAGAAGGTGGCTCTGCTGGGGGATTCGGTCGTGATCGCGGGAAGCCCGGCCCGTCTTCGCGTCCACGTCCACACCAACGAGCCGGAGATCGTCTTCACGCAGCTCGCCGAGCTCGCGACGGTCGCCCAGACGAAGGTCGAGGACATGCGGCGGCAGCACGAGCAGCGGTTCGACCGGAACCGGTCCTCGCGCGTCGCGGTCGTGACCGACTCCGCGTGCGATCTTCCGGACGCGATCCTCGAGGAGCTCGACATCCACTTCGTCCCGCTTCGGGTCCATTTCGGGATGGAGAACGCGCTCGACCGGGTGACGATCCGGACCTCGGAGTTCTACGCCCGCTTCGCCGTCGAGAAGGAGTACCCGAAGACCTCACAGCCGCCCGCCGCCGACTTCCACCAGCTCTACGAGTCGCTGGCGGAGCACCACGGATCGGTCGTCTCGATCCACCTCTCCGGAGCGCTCTCCGGGACGTTCCAGGCGGCGGTCAACGGCGCGCGGGGGATCCCCGACACGGAGATCCTGGAAGTCGATTCGAAGAACGCCTCGATCGCCGAAGGGCTCGTCGTCCGCGCCGCCGCGGAAGCCGTTCAGGCGGGGGCGACGGCCGAGGAAGCGGCGCAGGTCGCGCGCGATGCGGCGAGCCGGGTCCGGCTGTTCGTGGCGGTGCCCACGATCGAGCATCTCGTCCGCGGCGGACGGGTGTCGGCGGGAAAAGGGCGGATCGCCCGCGCGCTCCATCTCCTCCCGGTCTTGACGATCGGGCCGGACGGGAAGGCGCGCCCGGCCGGGATGGGGCTCGGCTATCGGCGCGCCGTCCGCAAGATGATGCGTCATCTCTTCGAGGCCGCGGGTCCCGGGGACCGCCACCGCTTCGGCGTCGTCCACGGCGACGCGCTCGCCGAGGCCGAGATGCTCGCTCGCGAGATCCGCGCGCGTTACCCGTCGTCGGACGTGATGATCCTGGAGTGTTCGCCGGTGCTGGGCGCGCACGGCGGTCCGGGAGCGCTCGGGGTAGCGGTGCTGCCCGCTTCGTAA
- a CDS encoding alpha/beta family hydrolase, translating into MTSFLLDGPKHAKLTVALAHGAGAPMDSPFMNEIAQGIAAGGFRVARFEFPYMHARREGGKSGPPDREAVLREVWLDAIRELGPERLVVGGKSLGGRIASLVADEAGVRGLLCLGYPFHPPGKPDRLRTAHLRDLATPALILQGTRDPFGSPDEVGGYRLGRSIRVVWVPDGDHSFKPRAKSGRTEGENREFAAAQARRFLAERAAA; encoded by the coding sequence GTGACTTCCTTCCTTCTCGACGGCCCGAAGCACGCCAAGCTCACGGTGGCGCTCGCGCACGGCGCGGGTGCGCCGATGGACTCGCCGTTCATGAACGAAATCGCGCAGGGAATCGCCGCGGGGGGCTTCCGCGTCGCGCGCTTCGAGTTCCCGTACATGCACGCGCGCCGCGAGGGGGGGAAATCGGGCCCTCCCGACCGGGAGGCGGTGCTTCGGGAAGTCTGGCTCGACGCGATCCGCGAGCTCGGTCCGGAACGCCTCGTCGTCGGCGGCAAATCGCTCGGCGGGCGGATCGCGAGCCTCGTCGCCGACGAGGCGGGCGTCCGCGGCCTGCTCTGCCTCGGCTATCCGTTCCATCCGCCCGGAAAGCCCGACCGGCTCCGCACGGCGCATCTGCGTGATCTCGCCACACCCGCGCTCATCCTGCAGGGAACGCGCGACCCGTTCGGATCGCCGGACGAGGTCGGCGGGTACCGGCTCGGTCGATCGATTCGCGTCGTCTGGGTCCCCGACGGCGATCACTCCTTCAAGCCGCGCGCGAAGAGCGGGCGGACGGAGGGGGAGAACCGGGAGTTCGCGGCCGCGCAAGCGCGGCGGTTCCTCGCGGAGCGGGCGGCGGCCTGA
- a CDS encoding phosphatase PAP2 family protein, which translates to MIVSPPESSDRDLALRALRPRPFPHEIIALIYVVAGVVLLERLPVTYPRRALWQAYLTFFGPIVLLAYFLSRLVRRRRSDSTPREDMAVLGRIGAVLALTLPVHFLLKSFIFLINPRTWDLELSAWDQALHFGISPSRFLVALFRNPIFLHGLDIAYSAAYYFFIVGTTAACFALLSHRMRFVLGSSYMLLWMFGAILYLAFPSWGPVFVFSNDFRSPLAHMPITRSIQHQLFLEISSLVNDPLGRRIVRFGSVAAFPSLHVGEVLLLALASRAISKRWFVWNVVFLALIVIGSVVSGYHYLIDAYGGVAIALLSWWLGNKLFPKPPAASPSRPQ; encoded by the coding sequence TTGATCGTCTCCCCGCCGGAGTCCTCCGACCGCGATCTCGCGCTCCGCGCCCTCCGGCCGCGGCCCTTCCCGCACGAAATCATTGCGTTGATCTACGTGGTCGCCGGCGTCGTCCTGCTCGAGCGGCTTCCGGTGACGTATCCGCGGCGTGCGCTCTGGCAGGCCTACCTGACCTTCTTCGGCCCGATCGTGCTGCTCGCCTATTTTCTCTCCCGGCTCGTCCGCCGCCGCCGATCCGACAGCACTCCGCGAGAAGACATGGCGGTGCTCGGAAGGATCGGGGCCGTGCTCGCTCTGACGCTGCCCGTTCACTTCCTGCTCAAAAGCTTCATCTTCCTGATCAATCCGCGGACGTGGGACCTCGAGCTCTCCGCGTGGGACCAGGCCCTTCACTTCGGCATCAGCCCGAGCCGTTTCCTCGTGGCCCTGTTTCGGAATCCGATCTTCCTTCACGGGCTCGACATCGCCTACTCGGCCGCGTACTACTTCTTCATCGTGGGAACGACCGCGGCCTGCTTCGCGCTGCTCTCCCATCGAATGCGATTCGTGCTCGGCTCCTCTTACATGCTTCTCTGGATGTTCGGAGCGATCCTCTATCTCGCCTTCCCGTCGTGGGGTCCGGTATTCGTCTTTTCGAACGACTTCCGGTCGCCGCTCGCCCACATGCCGATCACGCGGTCGATTCAGCACCAGCTCTTTCTCGAGATTTCGTCTCTGGTCAACGACCCCCTCGGACGGCGAATCGTGCGTTTCGGTTCGGTGGCGGCGTTTCCGAGCCTCCACGTCGGTGAAGTCCTTCTTCTCGCGCTCGCGAGCCGCGCGATCTCGAAACGGTGGTTCGTCTGGAACGTCGTCTTCCTCGCCCTCATCGTGATCGGATCCGTCGTCTCCGGATATCACTACCTCATCGACGCCTACGGCGGTGTCGCGATCGCGCTTTTGTCCTGGTGGCTGGGGAACAAGCTCTTTCCGAAACCGCCGGCGGCCTCGCCGTCACGACCGCAATGA
- the gcvPB gene encoding aminomethyl-transferring glycine dehydrogenase subunit GcvPB, which produces MKSRDEGLIFERSRPGKRGYSLPPLDVPEKIGIPEALRRGEIEGETEVSEVDVARHFTRLSRMNLGIEDGLYPLGSCTMKHNPRINEEMARLPGFAASHPYAPEALSQGNLALMWRLERILAELTGLARVTLTPCAGAQGELAGILMIRKALEKRGNPRKYVLIPDSAHGTNPATASFAGYQVRELSSNANGRLDLHVLEEAMTDEVAALMMTVPNTLGIFERRIGEIAEIVHRKGGFLYGDGANFNAFVGLANPGRMGIDVMHMNLHKTFSTPHGGGGPGAGPVAVAEPLVPHMPVPTIERREDGSFRLDADRPESIGRLRSFSSQFGVLVRALSYILSYGEEIGEVARNAVLNANYIRARLSDLYHLKYDAPTMHEVVFSDKRQAEHGIHNGDIAKRLMDFGFPPPTVSFPLIVPGALMIEPTETEGKPELDLFIEAMRTIAQEARENPGIFAGAPYTTPVRRVDEVRAAKNPILRWRPTR; this is translated from the coding sequence GTGAAGTCGCGCGACGAGGGGCTGATCTTCGAGCGGTCGCGTCCCGGCAAGCGCGGTTACTCCCTTCCGCCGCTCGACGTGCCGGAGAAGATCGGCATTCCGGAGGCGCTCCGGCGCGGAGAGATCGAAGGGGAGACGGAGGTTTCCGAGGTCGACGTCGCGCGCCACTTCACGCGGCTCTCGCGGATGAACCTCGGGATCGAGGACGGTCTCTACCCGCTCGGCTCCTGCACGATGAAGCACAACCCTCGAATCAACGAGGAGATGGCGCGGCTGCCGGGCTTCGCGGCCTCGCACCCGTACGCCCCGGAAGCGCTGTCACAGGGGAACCTCGCGCTGATGTGGCGGCTCGAGCGGATCCTCGCCGAGCTCACCGGCCTCGCGCGCGTCACACTGACGCCGTGCGCGGGCGCCCAGGGAGAGCTCGCCGGGATCCTGATGATCCGAAAAGCGCTCGAGAAGCGCGGCAACCCCCGGAAGTACGTCCTCATCCCCGACTCGGCGCACGGGACGAACCCGGCGACGGCGAGCTTCGCGGGCTACCAGGTCCGGGAGCTCTCGTCGAACGCGAACGGGCGGCTCGACCTGCACGTCCTCGAGGAGGCGATGACCGACGAGGTCGCCGCGCTGATGATGACGGTGCCGAACACGCTCGGGATCTTCGAACGTCGGATCGGCGAGATCGCGGAGATCGTCCACCGGAAGGGGGGATTCCTCTACGGGGACGGCGCGAACTTCAACGCGTTCGTCGGCCTCGCGAATCCCGGCCGCATGGGCATCGACGTGATGCACATGAACCTGCACAAGACGTTCTCGACGCCGCACGGCGGAGGCGGTCCGGGCGCGGGACCCGTCGCGGTCGCCGAACCGCTCGTCCCCCACATGCCCGTGCCGACGATCGAACGCCGCGAGGACGGGAGCTTCCGGCTCGACGCCGACCGGCCGGAGTCGATCGGTCGGCTGCGTTCCTTCTCGTCGCAGTTCGGCGTTCTCGTGCGGGCGCTGTCGTACATCCTGTCGTACGGCGAGGAGATCGGCGAGGTCGCCAGGAACGCGGTCCTGAACGCGAACTACATCCGGGCGCGGCTCTCGGACCTCTATCACCTGAAGTACGACGCGCCGACGATGCACGAGGTCGTCTTCTCCGACAAGCGGCAGGCCGAGCACGGCATCCACAACGGCGACATCGCCAAGCGTCTCATGGATTTCGGATTCCCGCCGCCGACCGTGTCGTTCCCGCTGATCGTCCCGGGCGCGCTGATGATCGAGCCCACCGAGACGGAAGGAAAGCCCGAGCTCGACCTTTTCATCGAGGCGATGCGGACGATCGCGCAGGAGGCGCGCGAGAACCCCGGGATCTTCGCGGGCGCGCCCTACACGACGCCGGTGCGGCGCGTGGACGAGGTGCGCGCGGCGAAGAATCCCATATTGCGCTGGCGCCCGACCCGCTGA